In a genomic window of Limibacter armeniacum:
- a CDS encoding SusC/RagA family TonB-linked outer membrane protein, translating to MEHARPLKQRLQIPFINRRSLLLIGSILILFSGSAWAQITVKGTVKDENSEPIPGASITVKDKPTGTITDFDGLYTITNLKSDDVLLFSFVGYQSQEIKVGTQSVINVQLEPDMMELSEVVVVGYGTQEKVNVTGSVSQVDSEVMSGVPTPDAVGALQGRIAGVQITSQNSQPGSMPSIRVRGVTTLGSNNAPLVVIDGVPSSYENFGMLSNGDIESVSVLKDAASASIYGARAAAGVILVTTKKGSGGKTRVSYEGYVGVQTMTRRPEYMDSYTWALKVNEAAPLDGQPVYFTDDMLQQIKDGSTPYRFANTDWINEVYEATAVQQSHYLNVSGGNHKTRYFASIGYLDQDGFFTGNDNYKRYNAKLNMSSDLSKYFKVNAQMNYTRQERNRSADWWRVTQAMNMPNIVPAYYEDGSYGVHKPWDGGFVENPLLYMNTGDLKGLTNTLQSFLSVDFKPFKGMTITGRTSMNYRNYEQNAFYANQDFIRYDGQVMSNSLIARAEELWSNDLRMVNDLVANYQIELGSHNLGAMVGIAEEFFRYDEISARRTGFANNELNELAPGNQSGQIGTSTAYDWALHSYFGRFNYSYSSKYLMEVNLRVDNSSRFAPENRRALFPSASLGWRVTEEPFFADNVSTKTISDLKLRLSVGTLGNQNVTGYYPYIPLIGSADYPFNNEMTIGKAQNSMTVEDITWETTTTYNLGADIDFLDGKLGASFDLFKKVTDDILLQLPVSSTAGLDNPFINAGQLENNGWEIDLRYSDETQGGFKYSIGGNVARFENKITNLAGAYSDYSQAFREGDPIGSIYGYRSLGIYRDQAQVDLDNRALNGEQDAIASGGVGQTREVQLGDLRFEDVNGDGMIDYQDIVNIGNTLPKITYGVNFDASYKNWDFSMFWQGAADIDGYVGKSIYPTSINSNFRDFMEDSYNYENNPDGEYPRISINENTQSGQISDFWVQSASYLRLKNLQIGYNLPEEALSKLGMSKCRIYVSGQNLLTFTGFDEGFDPEMVAPMNDDGSFGGNSSDYRAQFYPTVAVYSGGVQITF from the coding sequence ATGGAACATGCTAGACCACTAAAGCAAAGGCTACAGATTCCTTTTATCAATCGGAGATCCTTACTGTTAATAGGGAGTATATTGATATTGTTTTCAGGATCTGCTTGGGCACAAATTACTGTCAAAGGAACAGTAAAAGATGAAAATAGTGAACCAATCCCTGGTGCATCTATCACAGTTAAGGACAAACCCACAGGTACCATTACAGACTTTGATGGTTTGTACACCATCACAAATCTAAAGTCAGATGATGTACTGCTTTTCTCATTTGTAGGGTATCAGTCACAAGAAATTAAAGTAGGTACACAATCGGTTATCAATGTACAGTTGGAGCCAGATATGATGGAGCTTTCTGAAGTAGTCGTCGTAGGCTACGGTACTCAGGAGAAAGTAAATGTGACAGGCTCAGTCTCGCAGGTAGATAGTGAGGTGATGTCAGGTGTGCCAACACCAGACGCTGTAGGAGCATTACAAGGTCGTATTGCTGGTGTGCAGATTACTTCACAAAATTCGCAGCCAGGTTCAATGCCGTCGATCCGTGTTAGAGGGGTTACTACCTTAGGTAGTAACAATGCACCTTTGGTGGTAATTGATGGGGTTCCTTCCTCATATGAAAACTTTGGTATGCTTTCTAATGGAGATATTGAGTCAGTCTCAGTATTGAAGGATGCAGCGTCAGCTTCCATCTATGGTGCAAGAGCTGCTGCAGGTGTTATTCTCGTTACGACTAAAAAAGGTAGTGGAGGTAAAACCAGAGTGAGTTATGAGGGATATGTAGGGGTACAAACCATGACACGTCGTCCTGAATATATGGATTCATACACTTGGGCACTGAAAGTAAATGAGGCAGCGCCATTGGATGGACAACCAGTTTATTTTACTGATGATATGCTGCAACAGATTAAAGACGGCTCAACCCCATACCGTTTTGCGAATACTGATTGGATAAACGAAGTATATGAGGCTACGGCGGTTCAGCAGTCCCATTACCTGAATGTTTCAGGAGGTAACCATAAAACAAGATATTTTGCTTCAATAGGTTACTTGGATCAGGATGGATTTTTTACTGGAAATGACAACTACAAACGCTACAATGCTAAGCTGAATATGTCTTCAGACTTATCAAAATATTTCAAGGTGAATGCCCAAATGAACTATACCCGTCAGGAACGTAATAGGTCAGCTGACTGGTGGAGGGTAACACAAGCGATGAATATGCCCAATATTGTTCCTGCTTATTATGAAGATGGATCATATGGTGTTCATAAGCCTTGGGATGGAGGATTTGTTGAAAACCCACTGCTATACATGAATACAGGTGACTTGAAAGGACTTACCAATACTTTACAATCCTTCTTGAGTGTTGATTTTAAGCCTTTCAAGGGAATGACTATCACAGGTAGAACTTCGATGAACTACCGTAACTATGAGCAGAATGCTTTCTACGCTAACCAAGATTTTATCCGTTACGACGGGCAGGTTATGAGTAATTCACTTATTGCCAGAGCAGAAGAGCTTTGGAGCAATGACTTGAGAATGGTAAATGACCTAGTAGCCAACTACCAAATTGAACTGGGTAGTCATAACCTGGGTGCCATGGTTGGTATTGCTGAAGAGTTTTTCAGATATGATGAGATCAGTGCAAGACGTACCGGTTTTGCTAACAATGAATTGAACGAACTGGCACCGGGTAATCAGTCAGGACAGATTGGTACATCTACAGCATATGATTGGGCGCTACATTCCTACTTTGGACGCTTCAACTATAGCTATTCTTCCAAATATTTGATGGAGGTCAACTTGAGGGTTGATAATTCATCACGATTTGCACCTGAAAACCGTAGGGCCTTGTTCCCTTCAGCATCACTTGGTTGGAGAGTTACAGAAGAACCCTTCTTTGCTGATAATGTATCAACCAAAACTATCTCAGACTTAAAATTGAGGTTGTCTGTAGGTACACTTGGTAATCAGAATGTGACAGGGTACTATCCTTATATTCCATTGATTGGTTCTGCAGACTACCCTTTCAATAATGAAATGACGATTGGTAAGGCTCAGAACTCTATGACGGTAGAAGATATTACATGGGAGACGACGACTACTTATAACTTGGGTGCTGATATTGATTTCCTTGACGGAAAATTGGGTGCAAGTTTTGACCTTTTCAAGAAAGTTACGGACGATATTTTGCTTCAGTTGCCGGTTTCTTCCACAGCAGGATTGGATAACCCATTCATCAATGCGGGTCAGTTGGAGAACAATGGATGGGAAATAGACCTCAGGTACAGCGATGAAACGCAAGGAGGTTTCAAGTACAGTATTGGTGGAAACGTAGCCAGATTTGAGAACAAGATTACCAACCTTGCAGGGGCTTATTCAGACTACTCTCAAGCATTTAGAGAAGGTGATCCGATTGGGTCAATATATGGATACAGGTCATTGGGTATCTATAGAGACCAAGCACAGGTAGACCTTGATAACAGAGCATTGAATGGTGAACAAGATGCCATTGCTTCAGGGGGTGTAGGTCAAACCCGAGAAGTACAACTTGGAGATTTGCGTTTCGAAGATGTGAATGGCGATGGCATGATTGACTATCAGGATATCGTTAACATTGGCAACACGCTCCCTAAAATTACATATGGAGTTAACTTTGATGCCTCTTACAAGAACTGGGACTTTTCAATGTTCTGGCAGGGTGCGGCCGATATTGATGGCTATGTAGGTAAGTCAATTTATCCAACAAGTATCAATAGTAACTTCCGTGACTTTATGGAAGACAGCTACAACTATGAGAACAATCCTGATGGCGAATATCCTCGCATCTCTATTAATGAAAATACACAAAGTGGACAAATCTCAGATTTCTGGGTACAAAGTGCTTCTTACCTGAGGTTGAAAAACTTACAGATTGGCTATAACCTTCCTGAAGAAGCATTGTCAAAACTAGGAATGTCAAAGTGTAGAATATATGTATCTGGTCAAAACCTGCTG